A part of Bacillus rossius redtenbacheri isolate Brsri chromosome 1, Brsri_v3, whole genome shotgun sequence genomic DNA contains:
- the LOC134528083 gene encoding uncharacterized protein LOC134528083 has product MPTQAGLQLLCLLLALHPGRGLQCFESACLSDPASCGSDERLVLRKCHQGIVRDLVRETGAVPFATPLLSLLPMMCLKHVVGDTSYKMCFPKVPKLCSAVGYIARKLLRSEQVGVVVQCHACDSDACNGAAATSGIVVVVVAIACSSVLLTLQLFVAA; this is encoded by the exons ATGCCGACCCAAGCCGGGCTCCAGCTGCTGTGTCTTCTGCTCGCGCTGCATCCAG GCCGCGGGCTGCAGTGCTTCGAGTCGGCGTGCCTGAGCGACCCGGCCAGCTGCGGCTCGGACGAGCGGCTGGTGCTGCGCAAGTGCCACCAGGGCATCGTGAGGGACCTGGTGCGCGAGACGGGCGCCGTGCCCTTCGCCACGCCGCTGCTGTCGCTGCTGCCCATGATGTGCCTCAAGCACGTCGTCGGAG ATACTTCGTACAAGATGTGCTTCCCGAAGGTGCCCAAGCTCTGCAGCGCGGTGGGGTACATCGCCCGCAAGTTGCTGCGCTCCGAACAGGTAGGCGTCGTCGTGCAGTGCCACGCCTGCGACTCGGACGCCTGCAACGGGGCCGCTGCGACGAGTGggatcgtcgtcgtcgtcgtcgcgaTCGCCTGCTCTTCGGTCCTGCTGACGCTCCAGCTTTTCGTCGCCGCGTGA
- the LOC134528082 gene encoding elongin-C has translation MSDMADDKKDEEKVYGGCEGPDAMYVKLISSDGHEFIVKREHALTSGTIKAMLSGPGQFAENETNEVNFREIPSHVLQKVCMYFTYKVRYTNSSTEIPDFPIAPEIALELLMAANFLDC, from the exons GATGAGGAGAAGGTGTACGGGGGCTGCGAAGGCCCGGACGCCATGTACGTGAAGCTAATCTCGTCAGACGGCCACGAGTTCATCGTGAAGCGGGAGCACGCACTCACGTCCGGCACCATCAAGGCGATGCTGAGCGGCCCGGGCCAGTTCGCGGAGAACGAGACCAACGAAGTGAACTTCAGGGAGATCCC GTCTCATGTGCTGCAGAAAGTATGCATGTACTTCACCTACAAAGTGCGTTACACCAACAGTTCGACAGAGATCCCAGACTTCCCGATCGCTCCAGAGATTGCCTTGGAACTGCTCATGGCGGCCAACTTCCTGGATTGTTAA